Genomic window (Rossellomorea aquimaris):
TTTTAGTACCCGAGAATTGTGAACTGGAGGATGAACAGATCCTTTTTTTATCTGATGTACTCCCCACGGCCTACTGGAGTGTGGAGAATGCCGGTGTGAAAAAAGGGGACACGGTCATTGTCCTCGGATGTGGTCCGGTCGGATTGATGGCTCAGCAGTTTGCCTGGAAAAAGGGTGCAGAGAGGGTCATCGCGGTCGATTATTTCGAGTATCGCTTACGTCACTCAAAGAAGGTGAACCGTACGGAAACCTTTGACTTCACCCAATACGATGATATGGGGGAAACGTTGAAAGAGTTGACAAAAGGCGGGGCGGATGTAGTGATCGACTGTGTCGGCATGGATGGGAAGAAGTCCCCACTTGAATATATGGAACAGAAATTGAAGCTTCAGGGTGGAACAATCGGTCCAATTCAAATCGCCACCAAGGCTGTCAGGAAGTGCGGAACTGTTCAATTGACCGGGGTATATGGCGGACTTTACAATATGTTCCCCCTTGGGGCATTCTTTTCCCGTAATATTACCCTGAAGATGGGACAGGCGCATGCGAGAGCATATATGGCCCCCCTTTATGAACAAATCGTCAGAGGGGAAATCGACTCCACTTCCATCATCACACATATACTTAAGCTTGAGGATGCGGCAAAGGGGTATCAACTATTCAATGAGAAAGAAGACGGCTGCATCAAAGTCATCTTGAAGCCTTAACGTCAAGAAGGAGGGACTCATATCTCTCCTTCTTTTTGTTCACGGGACACTATGGACTTACATAAAGTGGAAGAGTGTTGTAAAAGAGAGATTGCATAGGGGATGAGATTGTGTTTTACCATATTAAAGAACTTCAGTATGAAGCAAAACCATGCAAGCCAAACCCGGCGTATGCGAACCAGCTGCAAGAAATTCTTGGTGGACAATACGGAGAGATTTCGGTGATGATGCAATATTTATTCCAGGGTTTCAACGGACGGGCGGACAAAAAATTTCGTGATTTATGCCTGGACATCGGGACGGAGGAAATTGCCCATGTAGAATTACTGGCCACCCTCATTGCCCGCCTGCTGGATGGTGCCCCCGTAACTGAACAGGAAGCGATGTATAAGAGTAATCCGGTGCTCGCGGCAGCGATGGGTGGAATGAATCCACAGCATGTGATTGTGAGCGGGTTGGGTGCAATGCCGGTGGACAGTGTGGGAAATCGGTGGACAGCTTCTTATATCGGCGCCAGCGGGAACCTCCTGGCCGATTTCCGTGCCAACTTAACGGCAGAATCAATGGGCCGGTTACAGGCAGTGAGACTGTATGAACTGAGTGATGATCCGGGTGTCCGTGATACGCTTTCCTTCTTGATTGCCCGTGACACTGCTCATCAGAATCAATGGGCGGCAGCCATCGCAGAACTTGAAGAGCGTGAAGGAGATATTGTCGTACCGACGACGTTCCCGAGGGAGCTTGAGAAGCAGGCTGTTTCCTATGATCTTTATAATCTATCCAGAGGAGAAGCGAGTGTCGAAGGACGATGGGCGAGCGGCCCGAGCATGGATGGAAAAGCGAATTTTCAATATATCAGTGAGCCTGGTCCATTCGGATCGAAACCCAAGCTGGCTCCAGCTCCTAAATATGTACATGATACCGTTCCGATGCCTCCAATGATGAAATAACTAAAAAGATTCTCAAGATACTGGAATGTCACAGCAACATGAGAATCTTTCCAATTCAGTGATTACTCACAATGTTCATTTTTGTTTTTGTGAAGGGGTGGAGGGATCAACCATCCCTTTTCTTTGTTTAACTTAAGTACTTTAGCACCCATTAGGGCTTTTTGCATATGAAATTGGCCGAACATCATCGCCACATCTTCACGTATGCTTTGTCCCATGATTGTGCTGCATGCAACTAGGCCTGAAGCGATATTAGCTGATAACCCCGCTGCAACGGCAGGATCCGGCATGCGGGCACCAGTCGGAATATCATCCAGGCAGGCATGCGGAGGTTCTGGAGGTGTTGGAGGCAACCCAATCCCATTTTCCTTCAGAAGTTTTTCTACTTGCTTGATTTCTTCTTGCCCACCCTCGATGCTGTCCTTCAGTAATTTCTTAAGATCATCATCTCCGGCATGGTTAAGCTGCATCTGATATCCTGCCACAGTGGCTTTAGCCGTCAACAGATAGTTCCAAGTTCCAAATACTTCACCATAATGCAATGGCTCTTCTTGTGGATTTCCACTTAAAATACCCATAATCATCCTCCTTATCATAATGTGCCACCTTTCAAAGTGAATGTTTAAGCACAAAAGTATTTTTCCACTAAGCACTTGGGATTATGTATATATTCTTACATTTATTGTATATTTAAATATTTCTTGTGGTTTTGGCAGATGACCATCAAGTCCGGGTATTCGATACGAATGCTCAATTAATTGAAAACAGATCAATAACTCAAATTCAGGCTTAATAAATCCTAAATGGGATTAATTATTTTTGATCCAGGTCGAAAGTAGGCCAATCGGGATCGATTCTTAAAGGATAATCACTTGATGGGCTAACTCTCTACTATTATTAGAGCCAATAAGTAAACTCAAGACGTGAATCAGGAAAAATATAAAGTTTTGCATCTGCTTTGCTATTGCCTAAGGGTATCACGGGGACGGTTCTTACGCCTCCGAGCAAGAGAGCCGTCCCTGTGTTTTATAAGATTATTGATAGTTAATAATCGCAGGGCTGGGTTCCATCTTCAACACATCTTCCGGCTCCAAGACCGGCACATCTTTATCATAAAAGATCTTGAATGCCCCATACTGATTCGGTTCATTACGTATGTATTTCCCGTACAAAGCCTGCTTGTCCGCGGATGCTCCCCAGCCGTCAAAGTTTATGGCGACTTCGACGTTGTCTGTCGGTTGGATTGCCTCTTTATTCGTCAGTACGTCACCGGTGAATTGGTGGACGAGGACGAATTTATCCGGAAGGTCATTCTTTTCAGTGAGCTCTGAGACATACTCGACAGCCTTTCGGATTTCCTTACCATCCACTTGTCCGAGATCCTCTCCGGGTTTCTCCCCCTCAGCTACGTGGAATTCCGTATCGATCGCCAGGTGAACATGCGGATGCTTAAGCCACTTCTTGACCATTTTTACCTGCTCCATGACTGTGTCCGTTCCGAGCTGAATATCGAGCAGTACCAGTGCGTCATGCTTCTCCGCAAGCTCCACATACCTTTCAATATTCTCCTCTGATGTCATTCGTACATAATCTCCATCAGGACCAGGCTCACTCTGGGCCATTGTCGTAATCAACTCGATCGTCGGAACCGCAGGACGGTCGGGGTCAGCGTCGGAATAGGCCTGCGTCTGTTCCTTCAGTTTCTTCATGTACTCCTCAGGCTCCAACTCGCCCAGAATCCCCATATTTTCAGAATCTGGTGTTCCGTAATAAGCTACTAACCTATGTTCCTTCAATGGACCGTCGGATGGGTCTTTCACTCCGTCGGCAAGCGTCTCACCCACAGGAACCGTACGCTCGGGGTTTCCGACCAGCGCGGCCTGCATTTCAGGGATGTTCTGTTGTTCCTTTTCTGTTAGGGTTTTATCCAAGGAAACAGCATCTTCAGACGGTTCCAGCGGTTTGAATGGCTGTGCGTCTTTCTCTTGCTCTTCGTTTTCCGTTTTTTCCTTTTTGGATTCGTTCTGATTGGAAGACGGTGCTTTCTCCTTACTCTCCTCTGTGGTCGAAGGATCAGCACAACCTCCCAAAATAAGTAATCCAGCTGCAAGTAGCAGAGATAACTTTTTCATTGCCTCTCACATCCTTTTCATATAGAAGAATATGGAGGAGTTTAACACATTTTCCTGTACATGAAACCTATGTAAAGAAATTGATAGAAACTCTTAATCCAAACGTTAATGGTGGGACAGCGGGGACAGGTCGTTTGTCCCAGCGATTATTTTAAAAAGGAGAAGGATAGGGAAGGTGGTAACGGAGTATGCAAGGGGGACGAGTAGAGTTTCAGATTGAGGGTTTGAGGTGGCCAAGAGATCTGTCCCATGATTCCCCTTCTATACATTTGTGATACAATTATTGGAAGATTGCTAATTGAGGAGGGTTATTTTTGTTTAGGCGTTTTTCATCATTGTTTATGAGACATCCTGTAATAATATCTTTGTCTTTTGTTTTCATTATTGTTTTTTGTTTTTTTGGTTACATATTTCATTGGGCATTTTATAACATAGAAAGAATTGAACCAGGGGAGCTAATCTCTGAAAAAACATCACCAAACGGTACCTACACAGTAAGAACTTACTTGAATAACGGCGGAGCTACTGTCGATTATGCTGTTCTTGGTGTTTTATATTCCAATAATAAAAATAACGACTCCAAAAATATCTATTGGCAATATGAAGAGACAACCGGAATGATTAACTGGATAGATGAAGATACCGTTAAAATAAATGATCAAAAAATTGACGTTCCTGATGGAAAGTATGATTATCGTCATCCGTAAATATAAAGGGTTGCTGATTTTTTGGCAGCAAAATAGAGGGGATTCAAATGAAAAAGCGTTGGATTTTATTCATTATTAGTTTACCGATATTTCTTGTCTCATATGTTTATTCTTTTTTTATCTCAAGTAAAATCGCTTACTTACCGCAATCAGAATGTAAGCCTGAATTCATTTTCACGCCACAAGATGTTCAATATTGCAGTGATATCTACGCAATTGATGTCTTTTTAATAGCCTTACAGACAAACCCGATTTCATATCTATGTTTGTTATCTGGGATTTACATCGTCAGCTTTTTTGTTTATATCATTTTTACGAACATAAAGAACAGGATATAAGGGAGTGGCCTTGTTCGAAGCACACTCCCTCACCTTAACTCATTGCATACTCAATACAACGCTCCGCAAACTCCAATACATCATCCGAAATCGGGTATAAGCCGGTATCCTCTACAGGCTGTTTTCGTACCTTCCAGAATTTATCCATCAACTCTTTATCTCCTTGGAACATATCATTTGATAGTTCCAGTAACCTGGTCCCGATTTGAAAGCCTTCTTCTGATTCAGGCTTCACATTGTGTTTGATGCACGATTCCATTCTCCGGATTAATGAAATATACTGCTGGGTTGTTTCGTCGTTGTTACTGAGGGTTGGAACGGACTTTTGTAAGAGGACTTGTTCATCTTCTGAAAAATATTCTATCCACTTCTTTGAGCTGTGTTGTGAACGGCGGACCAGTTCGGAGACGCGTTCCCAGGGTAAAGATTCTTCCAGATCCATCATATGAATTAATGAAGTCGTATGGGAGATGCTTGTTTGAAGTGTTGAAAGTTGTTCTTGCAGGTAATTGTAGTGTGAGACTAGAACTTGTTTGAAAGATAGTTTATCTAATATATCGCGAATATCCTCCAAGGGGAGTGAAAGGGATTTTAGAATGATGATTTTCTCTAATGTAAATAAGTCATCTTCTGAATAATAACGCTTTCCGCTCGCATCCTTAAAGCTTGGTGTAAGGAGATTAATCTGATCGTAATAGCGAAGTGTGCGAATGGATATATTCCGCTCTTTGGCTACCTCCCCGGTGGTCCATCTTTTCATTCCATTCCCTCCTGAAAAAAATGCTTGCAGGTGACGTAACGTCATCTACTATAGTTGGATTATACCATATATAGGAAGAGGGAAGATGGATGGAAAAGAGTCAAATGAACTGGAAAGAACAGGACCCATGGGGTTGGAAAGAATTCATATTATTGATGTTACTTGAATTTGTAGTTGTGATCGGATGTATTAAATTCGTGGTTAAGCCTCTATATTCTGGGTGGCTCGACAATGAACTGTATGCTGGAACGTTAATGGGGTTAACCATAGCTATTATTCTACTTTCAGGTGTTTATTTCATTGCACTTCGCCCAAAAAAGATTTCCTGGAGTGAAGTAGGGGTCAAACCATTTGGTGTGAAAGATTGGAAAATCATAATCATCTATTCTGTCATCTTACTGGTTGGTGCCGTAATCATCGTAGTTTTAACGAGTTTCATAGGCAATTCGTGGGAGAACAGCAAAACAGAGGCCATGCAGCAAAATGCAACGTTCTTTACGGTACTGATCGCCTTTATCTCTGCGGCGATCATCTCACCGATATACGAAGAAATTTTCTATCGCGGTTTCTTATATCGATGGTTGCGCACTCGAATCGGGTTGACAGGAGCTCTATTACTAAGTTCGCTTATCTTTACCATCATCCACATCCCGACATATAACGTCATGCCGGTAAATTTCTTTAGCGGGATCCTTTTTGCTTTAGCATATGAACGCACGAATTCGATCTGGCCAGCGGTTTTGATCCACGGTTTGACGAATGGGATGATGGTTTTGCTGGCAAGTTTGGGGTAACTACAAAGAAACGCCGACTTATATAAAGGGGAGAGTGCCCACATGTTCAACGATTTTAATTTTGAAACGATTTATCGTGAACGGAGTGTTTCCACACCACTGGTCATCATGATGTGTGGTGTGGCCGGTTCCGGGAAAACGACATTCTCACAACAATTAGAAAAAAACGGCTTTGTGCGTCTTTCCATTGATGAAGAAATATGGGCGACTCATGGTCGTTACGGGATTGATTTCCCCATGGAGAAGATGGAGGAGTACAAGAAAGAGGCAGAAAGTAAATTGCACAATGTTTTAATTAAGCTCATTCACGATAAACAACAGGTGGTCATCGACTTCAGCTTTTGGGACCGTGCCAGAAGGGAGCGATATAAACAACTCATCGAAAAGTCCGGTGGCAAATGGAAACTGATTTATATAAAAGTTTGTCCTGATGATTTGCGTGAACGGCTTAAAATAAGGAACAAGCGGTTTGATGCCAATGCGTTCCCGATTACAGAAGAATTGTTAGACTCCTATCTTAAAGGTTTTGAAATTCCTGATGGTGAGGGGGAAATGATTGTTGAGAATTAGACTTTTCTGATACAGCATACAGTGTTCAAGGAAAGTAAGGAAATGGGCTCCTGCAATAATATACTATAAGAAAAATCAAAGACAGATGTATGATTACATGAGAACACTTGGAAAGGGGTTTCTCTATGGATTTTACATCTTTTTTATTCTACTGCATTATTATTACTTTTACTCCCGGCCCAACAAATATTGTTATATTATCCACCGCACATAATTTAGGGACGAAAAAGGCCATGCAATTTACGTATGGGGCAACGATAGCGTTCGGACTGCTGCTGTTTATTTCAGCTGTATTGAATACTGTCCTTCTGACGATTCTTCCTAAAATCCTCATTGTGATGAAGATACTTGGAAGTTGTTATATGTTCTATTTGGCTTATCAAATATACAGAATGGACACATCAAAACCTACTGTACATCAATCGGGGACTTTTATGTCCGGCTTCCTTATGCAATTTCTAAATCCAAAGGTAGTACTGTTTACCATGACGGTCATACCCAGTTTCATTTTGCCATTCTATATCTCGAAACCTGCGGTGACAGCAGGGGTTATCGTTATAACGGTTATTGGATTTATGGCCTTTACGACTTGGGTGCTTTTCGGTACCATTTTCAAAAAATTCTTACTGAGGTACAATAAGGCTGCTAATGTAATCATGGCGTTATTTTTAGCCTATTCTGCCTTCATGCTATGGATATAGGTGAGTGAAGAGGTGAAAGTATTGGAGAAATTCATTTATAAAAAAAGGGCAGACATTACCGCATTGTCAGCAAGTATCAATGAATTTTCATATAAAAAGCACGCCCATGAAGAGTATGCCATAGGTGTAACCATACGAGGCATCCAGCGTTACAACTTGGACGGCAGCTTGCAACTCTCCCATCAGAACGGGGTCATGCTTTTTAACCCGGAACAGGCACATGACGGAATGGCCCATGATGAGTCCGGCCTTGATTACGTGATGTTATATATTAAGCCGCAATTGCTTTTAGAAGCCCTTGAGAAGAAGGATATGATACGTTTTCCTTCTCCGATTGTATATGATGATAGACTGAAGCAAAGCATTTTAAATCTCGCTCATGGGATATTAGCTGATAAAGACGATGCGTTTTGTAGTGAACTATTTTTATCTCTAACGGATAGTCTTATTCAAACCGATCTTTCTACAGAAATGAAGAAAGATAACACCTTAATAAAAAAAGCGAAAGATATCCTTCATGCCCATTTGGCAACTGGACTTAAACTGGATGACATATCTAAAGAACTCGGCTTATCGAAATATCAGTTCATCAGACTATTCAAGGTTCATACAGGAATTTCCCCGTATCAGTACTATCTGAACGTCAAAATCGAACATGCAAAGCAACTGATAGAGAAAAGTGGAGATATCTATTCAGCAGTAGCTGAATGCGGTTTTGTTGATTTAACGCATTTAAATAAACACTTTAAAAATGTATATGGTACAACGGCATTTGAATATAGTTCCTATCTGAATTGAGGATGAATTCTTTTTACATCTTTCTTTAATAAAATGATAATGCTATGACTTAGTTTAGATGACTGGGTTTTCTTTGTGAAGAAACCTCAAAAAATCTGTCCCTACGGCTCAAAGACGAAAGGAGAGGAAGTCCTGATCACTCCCTCTCCTTTCGCCATCATCATTTAATTCGTCATATACTCATTCACCAACTCATAACACCGATCCTTCGTCGACTCATATAAAGAGATGTACCACGCCACATTTTCAAACGTCCCGCCTTCATACTTCAGTCTTTCTTTCTCGGCTTTCGCTTCTTTCTGTCCGATCCATTTTAACTGTTCCGCTTTTAACTCCTCCATGACCTCTGGAGACAGCTCTTTTTTCAGAAGTGAATAAATCTCATTTAATGCCTCGTCATACCTTTCGTAAGATACTCCATAATAGTTTTTCATGGCGTTCGTGACACCTTTATCTGAATCCTTCTTATCCGGCATGGCATCGAGTTCTTTTTGGATGTTGTCCAGTTTGTTCAGGTATTCTTTTCTTCCTTCTATTTTTGTTTTGGGAGTACGATCTT
Coding sequences:
- a CDS encoding DUF3231 family protein produces the protein MGILSGNPQEEPLHYGEVFGTWNYLLTAKATVAGYQMQLNHAGDDDLKKLLKDSIEGGQEEIKQVEKLLKENGIGLPPTPPEPPHACLDDIPTGARMPDPAVAAGLSANIASGLVACSTIMGQSIREDVAMMFGQFHMQKALMGAKVLKLNKEKGWLIPPPLHKNKNEHCE
- a CDS encoding type II CAAX endopeptidase family protein; translation: MEKSQMNWKEQDPWGWKEFILLMLLEFVVVIGCIKFVVKPLYSGWLDNELYAGTLMGLTIAIILLSGVYFIALRPKKISWSEVGVKPFGVKDWKIIIIYSVILLVGAVIIVVLTSFIGNSWENSKTEAMQQNATFFTVLIAFISAAIISPIYEEIFYRGFLYRWLRTRIGLTGALLLSSLIFTIIHIPTYNVMPVNFFSGILFALAYERTNSIWPAVLIHGLTNGMMVLLASLG
- a CDS encoding MerR family transcriptional regulator; its protein translation is MKRWTTGEVAKERNISIRTLRYYDQINLLTPSFKDASGKRYYSEDDLFTLEKIIILKSLSLPLEDIRDILDKLSFKQVLVSHYNYLQEQLSTLQTSISHTTSLIHMMDLEESLPWERVSELVRRSQHSSKKWIEYFSEDEQVLLQKSVPTLSNNDETTQQYISLIRRMESCIKHNVKPESEEGFQIGTRLLELSNDMFQGDKELMDKFWKVRKQPVEDTGLYPISDDVLEFAERCIEYAMS
- a CDS encoding ATP-binding protein — translated: MFNDFNFETIYRERSVSTPLVIMMCGVAGSGKTTFSQQLEKNGFVRLSIDEEIWATHGRYGIDFPMEKMEEYKKEAESKLHNVLIKLIHDKQQVVIDFSFWDRARRERYKQLIEKSGGKWKLIYIKVCPDDLRERLKIRNKRFDANAFPITEELLDSYLKGFEIPDGEGEMIVEN
- a CDS encoding LysE family transporter, translating into MDFTSFLFYCIIITFTPGPTNIVILSTAHNLGTKKAMQFTYGATIAFGLLLFISAVLNTVLLTILPKILIVMKILGSCYMFYLAYQIYRMDTSKPTVHQSGTFMSGFLMQFLNPKVVLFTMTVIPSFILPFYISKPAVTAGVIVITVIGFMAFTTWVLFGTIFKKFLLRYNKAANVIMALFLAYSAFMLWI
- a CDS encoding zinc-dependent alcohol dehydrogenase, with translation MKAVTYQGKKSIAVKKVEDPRIQDQQDVIVKITSTAICGSDLHLYQGNFPLPIGYVIGHEPMGIVEEVGKDVTKVKKGDRVIVPFTVACGTCKYCHNHLESQCDHSNPHYDSGGLFGYSEKFGNYPGGQAEYLRVPFGNYTPFLVPENCELEDEQILFLSDVLPTAYWSVENAGVKKGDTVIVLGCGPVGLMAQQFAWKKGAERVIAVDYFEYRLRHSKKVNRTETFDFTQYDDMGETLKELTKGGADVVIDCVGMDGKKSPLEYMEQKLKLQGGTIGPIQIATKAVRKCGTVQLTGVYGGLYNMFPLGAFFSRNITLKMGQAHARAYMAPLYEQIVRGEIDSTSIITHILKLEDAAKGYQLFNEKEDGCIKVILKP
- a CDS encoding manganese catalase family protein, which encodes MFYHIKELQYEAKPCKPNPAYANQLQEILGGQYGEISVMMQYLFQGFNGRADKKFRDLCLDIGTEEIAHVELLATLIARLLDGAPVTEQEAMYKSNPVLAAAMGGMNPQHVIVSGLGAMPVDSVGNRWTASYIGASGNLLADFRANLTAESMGRLQAVRLYELSDDPGVRDTLSFLIARDTAHQNQWAAAIAELEEREGDIVVPTTFPRELEKQAVSYDLYNLSRGEASVEGRWASGPSMDGKANFQYISEPGPFGSKPKLAPAPKYVHDTVPMPPMMK
- a CDS encoding lysozyme inhibitor LprI family protein, with translation MKKSKMFIVAVLLTMLFAFMSACSDSPEEDASNQSESDAIPAGTDDSSTESTVESDNNEDNQSEESSMEDSNAHVDSSQEEDRTPKTKIEGRKEYLNKLDNIQKELDAMPDKKDSDKGVTNAMKNYYGVSYERYDEALNEIYSLLKKELSPEVMEELKAEQLKWIGQKEAKAEKERLKYEGGTFENVAWYISLYESTKDRCYELVNEYMTN
- a CDS encoding DUF5412 family protein, whose protein sequence is MFRRFSSLFMRHPVIISLSFVFIIVFCFFGYIFHWAFYNIERIEPGELISEKTSPNGTYTVRTYLNNGGATVDYAVLGVLYSNNKNNDSKNIYWQYEETTGMINWIDEDTVKINDQKIDVPDGKYDYRHP
- a CDS encoding AraC family transcriptional regulator, producing MEKFIYKKRADITALSASINEFSYKKHAHEEYAIGVTIRGIQRYNLDGSLQLSHQNGVMLFNPEQAHDGMAHDESGLDYVMLYIKPQLLLEALEKKDMIRFPSPIVYDDRLKQSILNLAHGILADKDDAFCSELFLSLTDSLIQTDLSTEMKKDNTLIKKAKDILHAHLATGLKLDDISKELGLSKYQFIRLFKVHTGISPYQYYLNVKIEHAKQLIEKSGDIYSAVAECGFVDLTHLNKHFKNVYGTTAFEYSSYLN